CAGACGACAGGCCTCGCCGAATGGAACGGGCTGAGAAAATCGAGGGATATTTGTCTCTCTAGAATTGCGGGCGGAACTGTCGATCGGCGATCGACGCACGCATCGCCGGTCAAGCGACATCTCCGATCGACGCTCCGACATAACGTCGTCCTATCATCGACAGGACGACCATTGACACGAGGACACTGCCGGTGTttttcccctccccccctcccccctcccccgcccGCTCGCGCGCAAATGCCCCCGTCGAACGCCACGAGACATCCATCATAAAATGTGTTGCCGTTTCCGGCGATAACAATGCGACGCGTCCTTCGCGGTACTTCATCTTATCGCAATCTGAGCCTGATATCCAATGGCGCTTTTCTGTGTTAATGCGAAGTAACGATGGACAGCCCGCGCTGCCATCCTCTTGCCGAAAATACGATGCACGGTACCACTCGAAAGTcgcttgcttttttttttctttttttttttctttttttaatgcgTGATTCGCGCTCCGAGAACATTCGGGACGATTCGCTTTTCTCGGAGGTCACATTCCGAGGATGCATCTTGCTCGTCAAATCCGTGTCTGTATCCGCTTGTACGCGAGAGATAAACCGCTGACCAAAAGTTTGTACGTCGAATTCGCAATATCCAGACATTAGATCGTAATTCTGTTAGCGAATCATCGGTAAAACATCGCTAAGTAAATGGTACTAATTGGTATTAATATTCACGCGGTAGTACCTAGTGATTTCTACGGTACATTTTGCGCGGAGATTGTTCCGAGCCACGAACGACAACTTTTCTGAACCTTTTTTCTaagagtgaaaaaaatgtaggGGGAGTAGCGGGTGAACCGTGCAACCAAAAAGATCAGCAGATATTACTTAAACGGAAATTAGCGCGCTAATTGAGTAATATACACTGATTtctatcaaatatttcaaccAGCGGTTTAACCCTCGGCCATACATATCACGCCAATTTTGAGTAATGTTTTCGACATCTCTATACTACACCTCTCTGTATCCGGACGATCGTGAGAAATCAATTAGGTGAGGTTTCTTCCTCGCGGAAAAACGACAGTGCGTCGTAAAGACAAATTTATCGCCTGAGAAGCACTTAGGATGGATTGCTAGTGTTAGCTAACTAAAAAATTCGTGAAATTCTCTCTTCACGTGTGCAAAAGACAGCAAGGCAATTTAATAGTGTACAGTTAGGGGTCCTAGATtcgtgtaatattaattaagcaTTCCTCCCCTTACACTCTTATTACTCATTAACCGATATTCGTTAATACTCTCGGCGCGATCAAGTATCCTCGGAGTACTCGATTAATTTACGGAAGGCATCGACGTGGACGATGCGATTTTTATAACAGGTACTttacagtaaaatatattatacgctCTCTCTCTGTGTGTGTCTCGTTTATCATAAATGACAGGTTACTCGAGAAGATGTTTCGACCAATAGGTGTTCAGTGAGAGAAACAATCAATTCTTCCAGTATTTCTATTTAGCTACGTAATTAGCGGGATATCAATCGCGATATAGCGAGGTGTAGACGAAGCGATCGTGTCTCTCTATAGACGCGCGCGcaatgcttttttttcggAATGTGACCGAAGGGAAGCGACGTATATCGCAAAAGCACGTTGCAAACGTGTTAAAATAGATTTCATTGTACGGAATACACGTGAACGGATTTATTTTCGTCCTTAGGCGATTCGTTTATAGTCCGACACTTTCACCGAATCGACGGATTTACGTGTTGCACAAAACGCCATTAGATATTGGGCCACGACGACTATCAGTGGAATTTTCAACCGCAACTTCTCGCCTTGGACGATAGTTGTTTCGCGTCTCCTGTAATTTCGACGAACCCTCAGTAAAAAGTACTTCCCTGGCGTCACCTCTTTTTCACAAGTACTATACTTCTCCATATTTCGCTAGTTTTGAAAATGCGCGATCGTGCAAGCCATTTAGTTTCGAGTATCACTTGCAAATTGGTAGAAGTTATTTGTAAATCTCATGTCCCGTCACTCTTGCTGTTTTTTCTTTACAGTTCAGCACGTGGATTCTAAAGCCATTGCGCGCTTCTAAATAACGTACTATTTTTCGTTGGCTCTTCGAGATCAACACCACGTCGGCGCGCATGAAACAATTGCGAGCcgtataattgaaattataaattttctcaaatgTGACTTAATTATACGAGGGTTCTCGGAATCGAGTGTGCGAAAAGTGTATCATCTTCGAAATGATTAACCCCAACGTGGACGAAGCAAGGGAGGGCCCGATATAAGTGTAGAAAGCAACAGAGAATGCGAGAGAGTGAGAGATAGTGCGAATGCGTGTACGTATGTGCGTAcgtgagagaaaaagaattattaagctgcagcaataatataatatataggtgttacggaaaaaaaataattaaaagataatccCATCGGCAGAATGAGCAAGAATGAGTTAAATGCGATGAACGATATTGTATGTACACGGacttatgtatacatatacatatttaaaaaaaaatatatatatatatagttagtTAGTTAgttagatagatagatagatagatagagcGAAGTTGGCATGATCGAGGAGAaagaataacaatattaataacaacaattattattattggcaGCGCCTATATATTGCTCCTCGATAGATTAACGTATCGGGCGGAGTGCTGGCGGCGTTAATGTTAATGTTTTGTtgagtatattataattattacgaatgTTGAGGTACATACATTCTACAGAAGATTATGGGTTAATGTttgaacgaaaaaaaaaaaaaggagaagagagaaagaaaaatgatataacGGTGAACGATTTATGCACCGCGCGTGAAGCGCGCGTTGctgtaataattaacataaaataataataacgatgattaagaaaatattaagatcACATCTTGCATTGTAcagaaaacataataattgttaGTTTAGGTAGAGCAAACATTACGATCTACTATCTAATTATAATCCAATACGACTAAGATGGCTAAGATTTAATCGCATAATCCCTCTGTCACACGAGTTACGACGATCGTCGATAGCTACACTATTCCcctgataaaattattatccgGCTGATCAATGGGTTTcgttgaaaacaaaaaaaaaacgagagagagaaaagatcTGCGCTCGTACATGTCGTTGAGAAGCTTCGCATTATCCAAAAGAAACAAAAGCAAGAATTTTTCGGTCgccgaagaaaataaaagaatcgtGCGGACGCGAAAGTGCGTCCTCTTGTTTCAAAGCTCCACGATTTCATTCTTTCGGCTGTGCAAAACTTTGCGTTGTATCTCTTCGCGCTTCATCGAGTCGCCTAATTATAACGTGCCGCGTGACATCACACGAAAGATACCAGTCTTTTCCAGTCTCACCGTTCGGCACACGTCAATTTTTTAGCGCAGCCTCCTCGTCCTACATGCGATCGCCTTCATTTCTTTTTCGGGCGGCGTGAGTATCAAAGTCGATTTCCGTAACGGATCGTCGTGACGAGTCTGTCGCAACCACCCGCTCTTGCAGAAATCCTCAACGCGGACTTCCTCGCGTTCTCCGCAGCCTCGGATCTCGTAACTTTAGCTTTATAGCGAACTCTTCGTGGTaggaattgaaaaaaaaaaaaaaaacacctaTCGTCGTCAATTTCTTATCACtagataaagagagagagattctaTACGAGTAACATTGTAGTCTATCGGTGCACAACAGCCGACTGTACGTTAAACGAATGTGGCCTAAAGATGTAAGGGAACGTCGCGTCTCGTTACTATCAATCGATCTGTCATCCTGGCGTCCATCCTCCAGTCGTCCAGGATCGTTCCGCTCCCGCTGAGAGGATCCTGACTGAGGACGGACATCCGGATGCGTTTTATCTTGTTGTCTTTAGCCTGTACGGCTTTCATCTTTTTCAATCTCGCTAGTTTCAGTCTCGgaatcttttcttttcgcaATTTCGTCGTCTCACTGTCAATCGAAAACGCAAGGAAGCATGTACCGGACGACTGAAAAAAGATGGCGAACGGCACCGGAGTCGTTTCTGTCGCACGTTAGAATCGCGTATTGGCGACACACCGCTCCGGATTTAATCGCGAGTGCGCGAAAAGTTTCCGCGTAATGCGTGCGTTTCCGTCGCGAGCATCTCATTAGCTAATTGCGGAAACTGGCGCAGTCTTCCTTGAGAATCTCCGTTTCTTTGTCCCGAGAGCGAGAACTGCTCTTTTTCCGAGCGGCAGTGCATCGCGACGGTTTAAAGCGAGCGTGTCGAGGGACGGATTGTGAGAAACATAAACGAACGACAAAGCCGATCACACAATTCCCGTAATCtcgattatattatacttattcgTCACGCTTAACCGAAAAACACATATATCACGGGAGTTTGAatacaaagaaagaaagagggagacGGGAAAAATTGAAGGGACATCGTTTAATCATTGAATACGCTATTTCATTGCATTTGTATGTAGAGTAGAATAGAAAGATTGTGATCTACGTAAGATCTTCGGATATACGCGATCCATATCCGGATGTCTAGACATGCacggaagaggaagagggggaaaaaaaaaggacaaaaGATAGGCACGTATAATCAAGAGGAGATTCATCTAGTGTCCGTGAACACGTGGATAGATGCCATGTCGgtgcaattattaaatacgaGAGGCTACTTCAATAACCTTATGAGTGTCAATTCCAGTTTCAAGTGTAAATTGTAATTTCGCGAGAGTTTTAAgagaaaagaacaaaaaaaaaagaaaaacagagaaatagaaagaaaaggGTGATGCGGCGTCAAACGACGAGGGAGGAGAAGAATCTTAAACggtttaacataaaaaaataagagtcGCGCGATGCGCGGCAAAgtgagattattaataaatttaacttattgaaacaaacaaaaaatattaggaGCGAAAGGGAgtgagagggagggagagaaagagagggagagaatgTACGCACGAGAGAGTGAGAGCGAACGAGAAATATGTTAAACTAAAGGAAGAAAAACAGGAGCTAAATCGTAGCACGTGCAGGAGTAACAGAGATAATGGATACTTTTTATTGTAGGTATTTCATATAGATGAGATTcgtaaagataataaaaaaaaaagcatactGTATTAACGACAAGAATACTTACTGATGAAAACTCTAAGTCAACGGTGTTTTTCTGCCTATACGTATATCCGACGTCTCGCGTCCACTTCTGCGAGCGAGCGCGCTGTGTAACTTCTCTTCGCGTATAAGAAACTCTAAATGCTGAATAAAAAGCCGAAAAAAGagcgtaaaaaaagaaaaaaaaatgaaaaaaaaccaGCAGACGCGTCGATAAATCAGGCATCCTTGCGTTCTTGTCTTTAACTAACGATTAActactattactattactattattatgattattattattattatcatcacaCACACATCATTGACACTGTACAAAGTTGGCAATAATCTTAAGAGACCTCTTGGAACACCCACCCTCTCGTATAATTGTCCGTTCGCTCGGGGACGAGCAAGGTAGAACGACTACGCTCGCCGGCTCCGAACGAGCCTTCCCTTCCGGCCCTATAATCAGGATAAAAACCCTACGAGTCGGAGAGAGCGAGGCCGACAGCGTCCGGGCAACGGAAATGTCCGGGAAACATCCGCGAAACATATTAGAGATGTCTGGCCTGTGAGTGCTCTCATAATCATCCAGTTTTTCTTACCCAGCGATCACACACTGACCCTTTAGCGTGAGCAGAAATAAGAATGCAAAGGAATATAGTgaagaaaataacaaatgGGTATCTGAtagtacaaattatatatatttgctgtttgaatttttgaagaaaatgttttcttaacGCGACCACTCACAGATTCAAAGACTATCTAATCTACCGAAGCAGTCTTTATAGATCTCGTCAAGTTTTCTTTGAGGATTTCACAGCACTCGTTAATTTTGATCGTAATTTAAGCAGCTATCTTGTCTCTTTCTAACGTTGAGAGGCGTTAATCAGTTAGATTACTTTCAAAATTAGCCAGTGCGTTGATGAAATTGATCGGGCAGGAATGTTTCTCGGACTTTTCCGTCGTTCGGGTGCGGTGATTAATTCTGCAGTAGAGATATGTGATCAAGTGAATGTGCCCTTTCGTCGTATAATCAAGCACAAAAGGAAAATCTCTCTATGAACGTAGCAGTAGGCCTCTAGCTGTGAGTCCGGCGAAGAAATCCAGCTGTCTTCGAGAGCATCGCTCCAAAGCTCTAATTTTATCTCGCTGACCACGTGAAAATTCGCTTGTCGCTTTTGCAATATCGGTCTTCGCAACGGAAGCCGACACTATTTAAAGCTCTTATCGTTTCTGATTGTGCGTGTGACGGTCAGCGAGAGAAAACTTATTGCGAATTGCGATGTATTGAGTGCAGTTGGAAATCGCTGGATTGTGTCACGaagagtaaaatttaaaaaaaaaacgcgtttatTCGACCAACGAGACTGGAAGCGGCGGTTCGCACTAGGAAGAGCAATTTCCGACCTCGAAGTCGCGACGTTGTGTCATTGCGGTTGCGGAACCGCACGTCCGAAAAATATCTGAATAATACAAAAAGTAGATGTGAAAAATTAGGACGCTTAAAAATCCCGAGGATATCTGTGAAAGGTTGAGacattcaagaaaataaagatatctgaaaaattaggaaattaaaaaaatagaacatCTAAAAAGTGTATTGAATATTAGAGAAATTGAGCCATCTAAAATACACGAGAATGTCTGAGAAATGTCAAAGAAATGATAATgtcctataaaatattttaaacatttgtattGTTTGACAAATTCTCGGGAAAGGTCCTAATTTTACGCGATTTCCGCTCCTTTTGGTGCAAACCATCAGCTTCCGCTCGTGTCGTACTTGAGAAACATCGATGATGTAAGAATAACGACTTTCGATATCCACATTCATTCGCgaaagcgataaaaaaaaaaagacaaagaaGGAGAAGCCAAGCGTTCacaattatattcttttacgtTATAACGACTTACGATTGAGTGGTCGGGTAGCATATTTTGCATTACCGATAACAATAGTAGCGTGTCACTTGTCTTTAACtcctaattttatatatcattggAGATAAGTAAtccgcaaaaataaaaattataatcagcACTACAGTGAAGTTACTATACATCTGTAGATAAGCGGTCCGCAAGGAGAATTCAAAAAACCGACACGATGTTCAATGTATTTAATGATCTTCTCGAAGGATGaagaatatatgaatatatggggaataaaagaaaagggaGCAGCTCAGTTTCTTGGATCCTCTCGGCATTTTCTCCAATCCTCCTTCTCCTTAATTGCAAGATATTAAGAAAACGATACGGTCGTCAAGAATGAAACGTCTTCGGTggatatttatatactatatttaagattttacaAGAATAAAGCTTGTTGAGTAAttacattacaaataaataagtttctaCGCCATCTACTTAAATGTTACAcaacaaaaaacaaatctcACAAAAAATGATAATCGGATACAttccgtaaaaaaatatgtacaaaatataaatgtgtcTGCTAATTGTAGATCTCAGAAATACAGGAAATATCACACTATTTGTATCATCACGTACATTCACTTATTATATCTTAGGACAAAGCACAGAATCCAGTGGATCTGTCACTATACTCGATCGACTTAATAGTCGATCTTCAAACTGACCGTCGTCCGCAGTTTTTTCCGGACCGCGAAGAGCTTTTTTCTGTATAAAGTGATTCACCACCGTGGGATTCACATAAGACATAGTCAATCTGCAGCCCCAAGATAGAAGTGCCAAGGgctaaaaaacaaaacaaaaaatagaataatgcAGATAAAGTattgagaataatatttaaattatgaatcGAGATAAATTGAAAAGCTGAGAAACTTGAGAataggaagaaaaaaatggcatgttaaataaattattagtacAATTCTACACTTACACGATCCTCGTCTAGATAATTGTATGGTGTAATAACATGTCGCCAGAGACACTTCCTAACGAGATTCTTCAAACGTTTCACCTCCAGTGGATTTGCACACGGATGGTACAGCATAACAATCGCTCCATGCTGTTAAGGATAACatgacaaatataaataatacttcgatattaaatttgcaagaGATGCACTGTGATATTACCTCAAGATTATGCAGCCATCTCTGTTTGGGTACATATTTGTACTCTCCGTAAACTGGCCACAAGGGTCGGTGTGGGCCGCTGTAAACATGCGAATATTATAAGGAACCATTCTCATGacgtttatacatataacaaagGACTATAATTTACTTACTAAAGAGGAATATCGTCatcatattcaattttttggtTCATACATTTATGAGCAGCCTGAAAAAATACTATGATTAAACTTCATACTAATagatatgttattaatattgatgacagtaaaatatgtttaccttgtatgtttttgggaTGTTTTCACAGTAAATTTTGGGTGCAATTATACTTGGCGTAATTTTATGACCATAACATGTATATTCTGATGGGGAATTATCCCAATCAATAGTTAGGTTGGTCTGAAAAGTTATCACAGTTGAAACACATGTGACACAttctattaaaacaaaaatactcTTTtggaaaatacaatttatatgaataaggCTGATATTCACCTTAGCGTCATCACATTCTGGTGACACATGGCCCATGAACATTTCATGGGGAACCTCTGTCACAGATTCATATTCAAATCTTTGGTCATTGTCTGGGAATATTTTTGGTGAAGGTGTTGGATCGTCGGGTCTGTCAGGCATCCAGCGTCCAGTCCAATGTATCTCATTGGGAAATTCTGTCACTGATTGATATTCATATTGTTGCTCATTCTCTGGCAACACTTTGGGTGGTATCAGATCATTTGTATCGCTAGGTATCCATTGTCCTAACCAATTCTTAGATCCATCTCCAATATTTCTACGTTTCTCCTTGTTATATTTGTGATTATATAGTAGACTCATTAGCGAATTCATGATCTTTCCATCCTGTTCTTGATCCACGCTATTATAATCTGCAAGATAATCAAAAagttaataacaattaattcaaGTGACACCAAGTAAttcaattcattatttaacaGCCAAATAAGTTACCtttcaatataaatacttgttattagcattaaataaatattactctCACTGACAAAGAATCAATTGATAATTTCTactataaaagaatttattgaaataaggATTTATCCAAATCATGTCTAAGATCAACATATGCATGCTGACAAGAGAATTACAGAAAAAGTACAAACAGGTTGTTAGTGCGTCATTTGTTATAGGTTAGAAACGCTAGTATGAGAAAACAGAACGTTATTACAAACGTATTATCATACCATTGTATCTGTCCTGATATGTATCCACGAAACTCGCCGTCCCGAATGCACAAATCAAAAAAGCGAAGACAATCTGAGTCATTGTTTCAATGTCATAAACGTGGCAAAAATATCAAGCGCACAAGTGTTTCAACCGCAGCTGATTGCAGCTAGCAGTAGCTAGTGAATATTTGATGTTTGCCATGCGCAAAGATAAATCTGAGCTGTTTTAATCTGCAGCGGTACTTTCAACCTATAGTTTTGTTTACATTGATTGTTTACACGTTGTTTTGGTTTAATACGCGTATCAAgtactatatttatattaaatttgcatgCTTCCGGCCATGCAAATATGTATGGCATGAATATAACACGAATTtagtacatataaaatatataatataaacttttttatgacCCTTGATATACGTTaaaggttaaaaaaaaaataaaaaaatttataaatatagtatatatttataaataacgaagtataataataaatttatattattaattaataagatgaTAAATTAACTCGAATGTAATACACATTGATGATATTGATGATATTAGCTTGCAAGTGAAATGTTAgcaagtataaatttttgctaaacaaaatttttatacacacacaattaaaattgcattttactttaaataatggtaaaactttgaataaaatacacaagacattaaaaaacatttagaaatttttaatttaaaagattggtttatttatttacaaaatagtacaaaaagacttctataatttataattaataatagaagtAACATATCGACATTACAATGGCATAAGATAGATGAAagtaataatgatatatactttAAAGAAATCTTCTAggaacttttttaaaaaattagtggtaaaaatcatttatttgcataCATCTCAAAATTGAAGAGaatgaacaataattaatgattattttatacaacataTTAATGGCgtaattttgataacaatttGTGTATACGAATTTGCAAAAAACGAATATATTCGGAGAATCATTTTCATATGGCTGTCCGATGATGATGGGTATTTCGGACATCGTCGTGGACAACGTAATGTTCCGTCTCGTTATTAGTGTAGTGCACAGCGTgtactgtaatttaattaattacttcgGACCAGCGGCGCACGAGCGCAGCGTTTGATAGTCGCATCGATCCGCTTCCTGACAGTCCGCTCTTTCCAGTTAGGCAGGTGGAAGCGCGGTGATTTCATTTAACTATATTTGcaatctaattaaataatatgacaaaaataacaaGAGATGTGTTTATTGTATTATCGAGTCGAGgccatttttattattctattatttaatttctttttatggaAAGAATGTAAAATTGGAATGTATTAATAGTACGTAATGTTTGGTCAAttcaatgaaaattaaatgtctgaaatttaaatatatctttccatctaaataattaattaggatattttaataacaattcttATTCAACACACATTTAACGATAATTAGccgtacatttatattaataatttaactttatgcagatttaattaaattaataatttaactttgtgcagatttaacttaattaataatttaactttgtgCAGAATTTACGCGGATCATCTATTGGCGTTGGCAATGGTTAACTTTTTAAACAAGTGATAATCTTTTAGAAATCTTTTAGATTTGTCGttgatagaaattaataagaaatgttcttcgcgcgcgcgcgcgcgcgcggagaaaGTTGTAATTATCAATCTATTGAAGCTTGGAAACTCGGTTCTTAAATGAAATTGAGTTAGCAAGTTTACTTCtgattaaatttgtattttttttgaaCTTTAATGTCTTTCAGAAATTTGAAACaagataaatatgaattttgacaaaaattttggaaacttAAATACTGTTCACATTTGAAGGAGCATTTTAACAGATATAACTTTCTTTAATAagaatgatattaattttatactataaGCGTAAGagatttacattatataaaatcattatacatgtatatttaaatagtttaatttttatgaaaagttgaaaattacgaagtataaaattttacgaagcTAAGAGTTactttagataatatttttatctttaatcttACAGTAatgtcataaatttatattacatatattacaatactCGTCAATGCGCTTTAATTTTCTCGTGCGTGTGCAGAATTGCTTAATATTCATGGTACCGAAATTGGACGAGAAAACATTCGTTAATGTAGCTTAGAATATTACGAGCTGCTCGACCTCATAACGCATCACCGTGCATCTATAAACGTCGTTTGTTATTAAT
This genomic window from Linepithema humile isolate Giens D197 chromosome 5, Lhum_UNIL_v1.0, whole genome shotgun sequence contains:
- the LOC105673903 gene encoding uncharacterized protein, whose protein sequence is MTQIVFAFLICAFGTASFVDTYQDRYNDYNSVDQEQDGKIMNSLMSLLYNHKYNKEKRRNIGDGSKNWLGQWIPSDTNDLIPPKVLPENEQQYEYQSVTEFPNEIHWTGRWMPDRPDDPTPSPKIFPDNDQRFEYESVTEVPHEMFMGHVSPECDDAKTNLTIDWDNSPSEYTCYGHKITPSIIAPKIYCENIPKTYKAAHKCMNQKIEYDDDIPLYGPHRPLWPVYGEYKYVPKQRWLHNLEHGAIVMLYHPCANPLEVKRLKNLVRKCLWRHVITPYNYLDEDRPLALLSWGCRLTMSYVNPTVVNHFIQKKALRGPEKTADDGQFEDRLLSRSSIVTDPLDSVLCPKI